The Fulvivirga ligni genome window below encodes:
- the tgt gene encoding tRNA guanosine(34) transglycosylase Tgt gives MKFKLEAKDNGSKARAGVITTAHGEIQTPIFMPVGTAGSVKAVHQRELKEDIQAQIILGNTYHLYLRPGLDIIEKAGGLHKFNGWDKPILTDSGGYQVYSLADTRKIKEEGVTFQSHIDGSRHNFTPEYVMDIQRTIGADIMMAFDECTPYPCEYDYAKKSMHMTHRWLKRCCDHFDRTEGKYGYDQTLFPIVQGSVYKDLRVQSAEAIASFGREGNAIGGLSVGEPAEMMYEMTELVCDILPSDKPRYLMGVGTPANILENIALGVDMFDCVMPTRNARNGMLFTSEGIINIKNKKWEDDFSPIDSNMTGYVDTFYSKAYLRHLIMSKEILGAQIASIHNLSFYLWLVGEAREQIKQGTFADWKNRMVQKVSQRL, from the coding sequence ATGAAGTTCAAATTAGAAGCGAAAGATAACGGAAGTAAGGCCAGGGCAGGGGTAATCACCACAGCCCATGGAGAAATTCAAACTCCAATATTTATGCCTGTAGGTACTGCAGGCTCAGTAAAGGCCGTGCATCAGCGGGAGCTTAAAGAAGATATTCAGGCGCAGATTATTTTAGGAAACACCTATCATCTTTACCTAAGACCTGGTCTGGACATAATTGAAAAGGCCGGTGGCTTACATAAATTTAATGGTTGGGATAAGCCCATACTTACGGATAGTGGGGGCTATCAGGTGTATTCCCTGGCAGATACCAGAAAGATCAAAGAGGAGGGTGTTACCTTCCAATCTCATATAGACGGTTCCAGACATAACTTTACTCCGGAGTATGTTATGGACATACAAAGAACCATTGGGGCCGATATTATGATGGCTTTTGATGAGTGTACTCCATATCCTTGTGAGTATGATTATGCTAAAAAATCAATGCACATGACTCACCGCTGGCTAAAACGCTGCTGTGATCATTTTGATAGAACAGAAGGTAAGTACGGTTATGATCAAACGCTTTTCCCTATTGTACAAGGTAGTGTTTATAAAGATCTAAGGGTACAGTCTGCTGAGGCCATTGCCTCTTTTGGCAGAGAAGGTAATGCCATAGGAGGCCTTTCTGTGGGAGAACCTGCTGAGATGATGTATGAAATGACTGAGCTGGTTTGTGATATCTTGCCTTCAGACAAACCTCGCTACCTAATGGGAGTAGGTACACCGGCTAACATCCTTGAGAACATAGCTTTAGGAGTAGATATGTTTGATTGTGTAATGCCAACCAGAAATGCCAGAAATGGTATGTTGTTTACTTCAGAGGGAATAATTAATATTAAGAATAAAAAGTGGGAAGATGACTTTTCTCCTATAGATTCAAATATGACAGGTTATGTAGATACCTTTTATTCAAAAGCGTATCTTCGTCACCTTATCATGAGTAAGGAAATTTTAGGCGCGCAAATTGCTAGTATACATAATCTTAGCTTTTACCTGTGGCTGGTAGGTGAAGCCAGAGAGCAAATTAAGCAAGGAACTTTTGCCGACTGGAAGAATAGAATGGTGCAGAAGGTAAGTCAGAGATTATAG
- a CDS encoding glycosyltransferase, with amino-acid sequence MFLITYSLLFCLLVQVIFHIYYLIAFSKGNKEHAPPTPASVIVCAHNEEDNLRRLLPLLYEQIHPEFEVIIVDDRSYDGTYDFLLRESERNNKLRIVKVNEKPENFNGKKYALTLGIKAAKYENIVLTDADCTPASRHWLSHMSSQFTEGTQINLGFSYYEERTGFLNTFIRFETLVTAIHYIGRALMNSPYMGVGRNLAYTKSLFISNKGFKGHLDVTGGDDDLFVNEHATGKNTAVTIGPESTVYSIPKNSWKLFFRQKIRHLSVGKRYKSGNKVILGLYSLTHAFFWLFLIVLIGMQIELYVVIGAILLKTLLLYLTFIYACKKLGVKFNFWATLVILDLLFVFYYSIIGLKALFTKRVRWS; translated from the coding sequence ATGTTTCTTATTACTTATTCACTTTTATTTTGTCTATTAGTTCAGGTTATTTTTCACATTTACTATCTAATAGCCTTTAGCAAAGGGAATAAAGAGCATGCCCCACCCACACCGGCATCGGTAATTGTATGTGCTCATAATGAGGAAGATAACCTTAGAAGGCTACTACCTTTACTTTATGAGCAAATTCACCCAGAGTTTGAGGTTATCATAGTAGATGATCGCTCTTATGACGGCACTTATGATTTTCTACTGAGAGAAAGTGAGCGAAATAACAAGCTGAGAATAGTAAAAGTAAATGAAAAGCCAGAGAACTTTAATGGCAAAAAATATGCCCTCACATTAGGCATAAAAGCAGCCAAATATGAGAATATAGTGCTTACAGATGCAGATTGTACACCTGCTTCCAGGCACTGGCTAAGTCATATGTCATCGCAATTTACAGAAGGCACTCAAATTAATTTAGGTTTTTCTTATTATGAGGAAAGAACAGGTTTTCTCAATACTTTCATTCGCTTTGAAACCCTGGTCACGGCCATTCACTACATTGGAAGAGCGCTTATGAATAGTCCGTATATGGGTGTTGGCAGAAACCTGGCGTATACTAAATCTCTGTTTATCAGCAACAAAGGCTTCAAAGGACACTTAGATGTTACCGGTGGTGATGATGATTTGTTTGTGAATGAACATGCCACAGGAAAAAATACTGCAGTAACTATAGGTCCGGAATCAACCGTATATTCTATTCCGAAAAACAGCTGGAAATTGTTTTTCAGGCAAAAAATAAGGCATTTATCGGTAGGAAAAAGATATAAGTCAGGAAATAAAGTTATTTTAGGACTATATTCATTAACGCACGCCTTTTTTTGGTTATTTTTGATAGTTCTAATAGGTATGCAGATTGAACTCTATGTAGTAATAGGTGCCATACTTTTAAAAACCCTATTGCTTTATCTCACGTTTATCTATGCATGCAAAAAATTAGGTGTCAAATTTAACTTCTGGGCGACACTAGTTATTCTTGACTTACTTTTTGTTTTTTACTATAGTATTATTGGCTTGAAAGCCTTATTTACAAAGCGGGTTAGATGGAGTTAA
- a CDS encoding RNA polymerase sigma factor, with translation MELKKQFSDKALEDFRLIDQAVKEGDEQAFAMLMERYKRPVYHMILKMVRNVDDAEDLTIEAFAKAFKNLHRFKKDYTFSTWLFRIATNNAIDFIRKKKLETMSLDTSFTDDNGEAVHIDVEDNNLNPQEVAIKSQKIELIQMFVTKLPAKYQKLVRLRYFKEFSYEEIAQELDAPLGTVKAQLHRARELMYDLVKNKKEHI, from the coding sequence ATGGAGTTAAAAAAGCAATTCTCTGATAAAGCATTAGAAGATTTTAGATTAATAGATCAGGCAGTTAAAGAAGGTGACGAGCAGGCTTTTGCTATGCTTATGGAACGCTATAAGCGGCCGGTGTATCATATGATTCTAAAAATGGTGCGTAACGTAGATGACGCTGAAGATCTTACCATCGAAGCTTTTGCCAAGGCCTTTAAGAACCTACATAGATTTAAAAAAGACTATACTTTTAGTACCTGGCTCTTCCGAATAGCTACTAATAATGCCATTGACTTTATAAGAAAGAAAAAGCTGGAGACCATGAGCCTCGATACTTCCTTTACTGATGATAATGGTGAGGCGGTACATATCGATGTAGAAGACAATAATCTTAATCCTCAGGAAGTGGCGATCAAAAGCCAGAAGATAGAGCTGATACAGATGTTCGTAACTAAATTACCAGCAAAATATCAGAAATTAGTTAGGCTTAGATACTTCAAAGAGTTCTCTTACGAAGAAATTGCTCAAGAGCTTGACGCACCACTGGGAACCGTTAAAGCTCAGCTGCACCGCGCCAGAGAGCTTATGTATGATCTTGTGAAAAACAAAAAAGAGCATATCTGA
- a CDS encoding GNAT family N-acetyltransferase, whose product MEIKILEASLEEIISISHQIPEFQNPYQLADYHKRLDGIKYLALKAEVDGTLAGFKLGYDMGDDIFYSWFGAVLPDYRKHGLAKSLATTQEKWASEEGFRFIRTKTRNRFKPMLIFALKNGFSIIEIEKKTDIEENRILLEKALR is encoded by the coding sequence TTGGAAATTAAGATTCTAGAAGCTTCATTAGAAGAAATCATTTCCATTTCACATCAAATTCCAGAATTTCAAAATCCTTACCAACTAGCCGACTATCACAAAAGGTTAGATGGCATTAAATATTTGGCACTTAAGGCTGAGGTGGATGGCACACTTGCTGGCTTTAAGCTGGGTTATGATATGGGCGATGATATATTCTACTCCTGGTTTGGGGCTGTACTGCCAGATTATCGTAAGCATGGATTAGCCAAAAGCCTGGCAACAACTCAAGAAAAATGGGCTTCTGAGGAAGGTTTTCGTTTTATTCGTACTAAAACACGAAATAGATTCAAACCTATGCTCATATTTGCACTTAAGAATGGCTTCTCTATCATAGAGATTGAGAAAAAGACAGATATTGAGGAGAACCGCATTTTACTAGAAAAAGCCCTGAGATGA
- the rsmG gene encoding 16S rRNA (guanine(527)-N(7))-methyltransferase RsmG, protein MNADIIFKYFPNLSVEQKSQFEALYDLYQDWNSQINVISRKDIDELYVRHVLHSLGIAKVMEFKPGTKVLDVGTGGGFPGIPMAIMFPEAEFTLVDSIGKKIKVVNGVSESIGLTNVQAYHSRAEQLEYDFHFVISRAVTRLKPFYQWVKNKFISESFNDLPNGILYLKGGDLAEELKEAKKKHKLHNLSDYFSEDFFETKKVVYVPVS, encoded by the coding sequence ATGAACGCAGATATAATATTCAAATACTTCCCTAACCTTTCAGTAGAACAGAAATCACAGTTTGAAGCTCTTTATGACCTTTATCAGGACTGGAACAGCCAGATCAACGTTATTTCGAGGAAGGATATTGACGAATTATATGTGCGCCATGTGCTACATTCTTTAGGGATAGCAAAAGTAATGGAGTTTAAACCAGGCACCAAGGTACTTGATGTGGGCACTGGTGGTGGTTTTCCTGGTATACCCATGGCTATCATGTTCCCGGAAGCTGAGTTTACTCTAGTAGATTCAATAGGTAAGAAAATAAAGGTGGTTAACGGGGTAAGTGAGTCAATCGGGCTTACTAATGTACAAGCTTACCACAGTAGAGCCGAGCAGCTTGAATATGACTTTCATTTTGTAATTAGCAGAGCCGTAACCAGGCTAAAGCCTTTCTACCAATGGGTGAAAAATAAGTTCATTTCTGAGTCATTTAACGACCTGCCTAATGGCATTCTTTATTTGAAAGGTGGCGATCTGGCTGAAGAACTCAAAGAAGCCAAAAAGAAGCATAAACTACATAACTTATCAGATTATTTCAGCGAAGATTTCTTCGAGACTAAAAAGGTGGTGTATGTGCCTGTATCTTAA